In Penaeus monodon isolate SGIC_2016 chromosome 15, NSTDA_Pmon_1, whole genome shotgun sequence, a genomic segment contains:
- the LOC119582128 gene encoding uncharacterized protein LOC119582128 isoform X2 encodes MSLHSLQTSIIVRGWSIVPAGLNCQIPTGLQRQSRQKQVDLLVLMNRARRLLQSLYYGTRLQIYQWCSEAVPNPDCYTWRHGNYQWTDRQGCSGKKNRWGDAAGKLG; translated from the exons ATGAGCCTTCATTCCCTTCAAACCAGCATAATAGTAAGAGGATGGAGTATAGTACCAGCAGGACTGAACTGCCAGATACCCACAGGATTGCAAAGGCAAAGTCGTCAGAAACAGGTG GATTTATTAGTGCTGATGAATCGTGCACGTCGTCTTCTCCAGTCACTATACTACGGGACTCGGCTGCAGATATATCAATGGTGCTCAGAGGCTGTTCCTAACCCTGATTGTTACACTTGGAGACATGGTAATTATCAATGGACTGATAGGCAGGGGTGTAGTGGTAAAAAAAATCGCTGGGGGGACGCTGCCGGCAAACTTGGTTGA
- the LOC119582128 gene encoding uncharacterized protein LOC119582128 isoform X1 codes for MSLHSLQTSIIVRGWSIVPAGLNCQIPTGLQRQSRQKQVVRVGILLLADLLVLMNRARRLLQSLYYGTRLQIYQWCSEAVPNPDCYTWRHGNYQWTDRQGCSGKKNRWGDAAGKLG; via the exons ATGAGCCTTCATTCCCTTCAAACCAGCATAATAGTAAGAGGATGGAGTATAGTACCAGCAGGACTGAACTGCCAGATACCCACAGGATTGCAAAGGCAAAGTCGTCAGAAACAGGTGGTGAGAGTAGGAATTTTGCTTCTCGCG GATTTATTAGTGCTGATGAATCGTGCACGTCGTCTTCTCCAGTCACTATACTACGGGACTCGGCTGCAGATATATCAATGGTGCTCAGAGGCTGTTCCTAACCCTGATTGTTACACTTGGAGACATGGTAATTATCAATGGACTGATAGGCAGGGGTGTAGTGGTAAAAAAAATCGCTGGGGGGACGCTGCCGGCAAACTTGGTTGA